The Carassius gibelio isolate Cgi1373 ecotype wild population from Czech Republic chromosome B19, carGib1.2-hapl.c, whole genome shotgun sequence genomic interval GGATATTTGACTAAAACCCGTTGTTAGGGTTTACACTTAAAAATCGTTTAAAAATGCAGGTTATCGTAtcgttttaatatactttaacatTGGTTAATGGCTTCTGGAAGAAAGTCTTAATTTGTGTATTTCTAGTGTCCTCTAAAAAAAGTATTATGGTTTATTTGAAAACCTCGACGCGATTTGTTAGTACTGATGGCCTTTTTATtataacaaacacacatttgagGGAAATCATACGTATTTTCGGTGTTGTAGATGATTTTGGCTTTGGTAGTTAGAGCTCGAATCTGGCCTAATCGCGTTAGTgtctttttttcaaagttttgtgtaactttttaaagtaattcGAATGTTTACGTAACTTTGGATCAATTTAACAGAGTTTAAACCTATATTTGCGGTAATTGTCTTTAAAACTACGTGTCGTCGTTTGAAAAACCGAAGTTGCTGCGTCATTTATGAAGGACACTCCTTGAAGGCCATGTTGGATCTACACAGAGAAAGGGCATCGGCTTTTTTGTTTGCTTGAGAGTCTGAGTTTGCTAACGTTAGGTGTTTTCTTACACTGGGTCAAGTTTTTACTGAGACGTagcattgtttttgtttattttaggccTCGGATTTGCTGTTTTACTTTCGTTCTACTTCCTATTTTACATCACGAGGTTGCCTAGTTTAGATGTTGGGGATTTTATGTggtatttttgtaattttcaggCAGTGGATGAGGAGCGGGCTGTAAGCCGAGGGGAGCGGTATGTGTGCGTGCCGCATTTGTCTGTTACGCGTGACTGATCGGCCGGGCCAATGGCGTGTCTCCAATCTGTTCTAGATGAGCGCGCCTTAGTTCTGAGCAGCCAATCAGCGAAGTCTGTTGACGTAACACAGAACTGTTGAGAAACGCAGCATTTCTGGAAAAGTTACCGCGTCTTTGAGTGTTTTAAATTATTCGCCGAAATGTTTGACTGACCGTTTGTCTCATGTCTATGGTAGTGGCATTGCTTAGGCAAgtgttttttgtgaaataatcTGGTTTAAATCCACAAATCGGTCGCCGGGGGATACGTGGGCGCAGCATATTTGATTGACAGCTAGAGCGACCAATATAATTCGCGTAGGCGTGTACGTTTGGCGTTCCATGAGCCAATGGAGCCGTCGATGGGTTTATAAAAAGACGGGCGGAGCCTCTACGTCGCCATTTCATTGTAGCTCTGAGCAGGAGAATAGAGGAAGTCGGGAAAACAGGGTCAAGAAACTCCGTTCCGCAAGCGAAACCGGTTTATAAACAGAGTACGGATCCATCCCGATGGAGACGGCTATTTGCCCGCCCTTTGACAGGTACCGGTTGGAGTAAATGACATTGCACTTGTTCTGTGGACGAAAATGTTGTTGGAACATTGTCATAATTTGGCATCGCTcggaattattttcttttaatcacttGCGAACTGTCGCTATAACATCAGATGAAAGACTGGAGTATTAAGACTGCGTTGACTTAGACTTTCCAATGATACTGATGTCGGAGAGACTATTTTTCAATGTTAAGTTAGTCTTCCAAGTTTTTAAAGTCTTGAGTTTTAACGTGCAGCTGGGCGCGTTTTCGCTCCATGAAACGGGCAGATAGTTTATTTACAAATGTTCTGTCCACGTTAAAGGTTGTCGAGGTGGAGCAATACAAAACCTATTTTTCACACGAGACTCGACTGAGTTGTATAAGTGTTCGTGGGTCGTTTCGCGTGGAGTGCTGGGGTGCGAACGGGAAATTAGCTTGGTTGGCTAAGTAATGCTAACAGCTACCAGCATCTAGTAGTGTTTTCTAGCATTCAACATTTTAATTCAAAGCAGTGATTGCtgactttattataaaaaaaatagacccATGTGATTGGGGACTCAAAACTGTGTTCTGATACATTAATAAAATTGTGGTGCATTGATCCGTTCTTCCGCTGATGTCTCATCTTGACCATGTGAGTTTTTCCGGTAGATTATGATACCGGGGTTGTGGGATTAGATCGATGGTTCAATACGATTTAACGTTAATTTAGataatatttaacttacataTTTAGTTCGCAAGGCGGTGCCTTGACTTCAAAAACTAGTGATTATATATCAGCATCGGGTGTTATTTTTGCTTTTGGTTTAATGCTGTGATTGTTctaataactttatatatatatattgttgaccGATTTTAGTTTCGCCAAAGGTTTTAGTCATTCTGAAACTCGTCTATTATTGCGCTTCCGCCTCGCAACACGTGGACTTCTGTCAACATTTTCCACGCGTGGAGGCCGCATCTCTGTGCTCGAGCCTCTTTGATCACATCACGACTCATTTTAGTGTCGAGCTCCAGTGATTACTAAAATCTAATGGCACAACAATCATTTGTGGGGTTGTTTCGCTTTTGGTTGCTTAGCAACTCAAATAGTTAAAGGAACCGCATGAAGCCTGCCATCTGCCTCCCTCTTGACAAGCATGCACTAGATGGGACAGAATAATTAGACctatcatttgtttttattttttccaaacatTGTTTGTATGCCAACATTTAATTTgactgaaaataaaagttttcaaatGTGAACACTTTGTGTTTTTTGTATCATTTAGCACggtttaaattaaacatttaactcCAAGTTTTAGAAATTTTGCTTAATGCGCTTACATTAACTTGACCCAAAATTGTAAGTTTACAAATGTGAATTGAGTTGATCGATATGTATTTACTAAGATGACTTCTCTAGAAGCAGGCTGTCTGCATTAGTATTCTTTAGTTTGTTAAATGACACTCAGTCCATACTGGGGCAGGTATGAAAACCTTCACTTACAGACACTGACTGGAAGGCATTAGTGCAACATCTCTGCAGAATGAGTGAACACCCACTTAAAGTGTTTTGTCTCTGcagtttttgttattaaaatcaaGTAACAGCTGCAATGGCTTTATAAATGTTGCATCATCTGTGCAATCCCGATATACACTGAATGAATCCCAAGAGGATGCACATGTAATAAATTGGATGCTACCAACAAGTTCCCTTTAAAGTGTTCAACGATTAGGCTTCAGAAGGTAAGTCTTAGTGAGGAAGTTCggttcagtttatatatatatatatataagtatatataaaaaagtgtcCGAAACCTAAAGTTATTAAACACCTAAAGTGTTAAATGTCATACAATCCTATATACttgttgtatattgtatattttttaaataatgatattaTAAAGTTACGAACCTTATTTGCAATTATGAATTAATATCTGAAgtaaattatgtatataaaagCAGTTTAAATTTGATAATACTTTAGAGAAGTTAAacgggatatatatatattattattattattttttttttttttttgaaggatcaattaaaattgttatatttattaacGGTTTAGAGAGAAAACCTTAGGGTGAATAATTAAATTTTTCCAAAGGACGGGAATAATTGATTCATCATTCAAATCTCATTGGCTAATTCCTCAGATAAACACACGTGACCTGATCTGGGTTAATAGGTCTGTTTAAAGCCCCGCCCCCAGTTTCCCGCAGGACAGTGGTTAATGGGTGTGGAATGTGTACCAGCATAACTCACCCATGCCCCGACGGATAAACTGCTGAAGCTGCAGTTGTGTCTTCATGCGTGGTCCACATAAGCAATATGTGCTATTTAGTCAGAGTTTGAGTCATGAAGAGTCTACTGTGATGATGTtgactttacatttttaatgcatgtttcaTTTCATTCAGTCACAATGTTTTTCATTGTTCTGTTTCTATGTATAGTTAGATAATTAGTTTATTATCTACATGACTCACTCTCATCTTCCTGTTCTCCATAGCTCTCTGGGCGGGGGCGACGGCATGCAGGGGGTCATCATGATGGAGCAGAGCATCTCCACTCCCGGCAAACGCATCCGCAAGCCGTCGCTGCTGTACGAGGGGTTTGAGGGACCTGCTCTGCCCCAGATGCCTCAATCTGGACCCCCTCAACCCCCTGTTCAGGACCCCGCTCGACAGGGCCGCATAACCAACCAACTGCAGTTCCTCCAGAAGGCTTTGCAGAAGACGCTTTGGAGGCATCACTTCGCCTGGCCTTTCCATGAGCCGGTGGACGCTACCAAACTCAACCTGCCTGTAAGATTCGGGGACTTGTTATTAGACTCTGTGTTCAAATATTAAACAAGATGGCATATAATACCACGAGTTATGGGTCTAAACTCAACCGTGTGTTTTTCTGACTTAATAATGGCTTGTATTGTCTCATGCAGGATTATTACAAAATCATTAAACAGCCCATGGATATGGGGACTATCAAGAGAAGACTTGAAAACAATTATTACCGCAGCGGCAGCGAGTGCTTGCAGGATTTCAACACCATGTTTACCAACTGCTACATCTACAACAAGGTCAGTCAGTAAGTCTATGTTTAGGTGAAATGTTCTGGAAGCGCTCAGACAGTTCTCAGAGCTtgatttattttgtcataatacAACCTATTATGGAGCAATTACTTGCATCAGTGGTATCGTCTAGAAATACCATGTGATCTCACAGTCGTCTGTTTATTACAGCCAACAGATGACATTGTCCTAATGGCTCAGTCTCTGGAGAAGGCTTTCCTGCAGAAGGTTGCACAGATGCCCCAAGAGGAGGAAGAGATTCCCGCCCCTGTCCCGAGGGGCAAACAGGGCAAACCTCAAAAAGGCCATAAATCAAGTAAGACTGGAGGGAAAACTGATGATAAAGTGATAAACTGATTAAGACAGCAGTTGACAGGATTTCCGTGGTCATGGTTTCTATAGCTACccgaaaataaaatgtataacatttactgtgtgtgtgtgtgtatatattatataagttcTTATAAATACAtcatacattttatgtaattataggtatttatataatgtaattattttatttataatattacatgaattgtaatgtaattatgtaaataGTTAACATGactaagtaaaattaaattttaaatatataaatatccttttttgtaatttaatttttgtaacttttggaattaatttgtaatttgaaaaatgtaaaacaaaataatttaaagaacagaaactatttaacaataaacctaactatataaaataatagtatattCAGATGTAAAAAATTAGCAATTTtcagatattaaaatatatgaatgtattaattgtttaaatgttgtatttgtaaaatgtaaatttatcaCCTATTACTTATATGAAATTCAATTTGAATTCAATTATCActtgtttgaaattataattaaaaaaatgattaattacaATTGATTTGCATTAAAATTTAATTGATCCCGGTTTGTATGCCCTCAACTAATTGCTCTTTTTACACGTTCTCTATTTGAGCAACTTCAAATGTTTTGCATAAAATTCTACTGGTGCTGATGTTtggctgtttgtgtgttttcatgctcattcatttcttaattttttttttttagtctcagGTGGATTCACGACAGCTCATCAGGTCCCTGCGATATCTTCCGTGTCCCTGTTGGCCTATTCTCCTCCCACTCCAGACACCCCAGACTCTGTCTTCTCCACCCCACCGCAGACGCTTATAACCAAGACTTTGCTTCCCACTTTACACAGCACCCCTGCACTGATGGGCCTACCTCCGACCCAACCGACTGCAAAGGTAACTTCACCTCTTTCCTAATCACATCTGTTTATGCATATCAGTTTTTATATGCTGCATAACCTACTTGGAATGCCAACATACAGTTTAGCTCATTCttctccatttatttttatttttttttaatagaaaaaggGTGTCAAGCGCAAGGCAGACACGACCACCCCCACCACCACAGGTATGCCGCTCACTATGGGTGTAGGAGGAATGGGTCTCAGCATGGGCGGAGGTGACTCCCTGCTCACCCTCTCCGCTTTGGGTGGCGACCCCAATCAGAGCCTGGGCCTGGGCATGGGCCTTGGTGGAGGAATGGGTGGAGACAAAGTACCGGCAAGACGAGGTGGCAGTGGAAGGCCCATCAAACCACCACGAAAAGACTTGCCCGACTCCCAGAACCAACATCAGCCGGTGCGGCGCGGGAAGATGAGCCAGCAGCTTCGGTACTGCAGCACGATTCTCAAAGAGCTGCTGTCCAAGAAGCACGCGGCCTACGCCTGGCCCTTCTACAAGCCAGTGGACGCTTCCTCACTGGGACTGCACGACTATCATGATATCATCAAGTATCCCATGGATCTAAGCACAGTTAAGGTGTGTATAAAGACGTTTAGATGTGTTACATGATAATATGAAACCATGTGCATGTTCAGACCTGATGATTTGCTCTATCTTGTAGAGGAAAATGGATCATCGTGAGTACAGGGATGCGTTGCAGTTTGCTGCTGACATCAGGCTAATGTTCTCCAACTGTTACAAGTACAATCCCCCAGATCACGATGTGGTGGCCATGGCTCGAAAATTACAGGTACAGATGCTTGcacttaaattaaaagaaatgtaaaagtcTTTGCAGTTCCACATAAGTCATCACATCAAGTGGtggattttattttacttcatttagttttcttatttattatatttataatacactTCAACACTCCCAACATTATGAAAACTGGTAAAAGCTTTGTGAAATAAGACAACTGGCCAATAATTTCATGCAAATCAAGAGTAATTACTCATTACCTTGTGATTTTGAACCCTTACATTGTGTGCCATTTTAAATACTGCAGACTTTCACTCACATGCTTATCCATCTACCGTGTCTattaattcaaaattattttttttctattaaaataacagaaaagACTTTGTATTGTACCACAGGGGGTGCCTATGTGAATTAATTAATCACAATCATAAAAAAAGTTATCACTAAGCAGGTTTCTAATGCAAATTTAGATGCATAGCTTAAGTGACCTCAACAAGGAACAAACGGACCTTATTAAGACTTAATCGGTAATCAGTAAACGTCAAAATATTTGCTTGTTGATTATTCAGACCACCTGCTCTTTTTTTAGCGTGAAAATACGTGCATGGTTTCCAGGTTGGGAAGGTTTAGTAAAACACTTTACTCTTTAAGGGAATCAAAGCTCTGATTGGAGGATTTAAACTCTTGACATCTGGTAAGTTAGTTTGTTACCAATGCAAGATAACCGAAttgtctaaagaaaaaaaaatcaggataATTAATTAACCAGCGGGCCAATGTGCTTTATTAAGCTTAATTGAGAGAACAGTTGAAATGTATGATTAACTGTGTAGCTTCCCTTGATAACCCATTCAAAAGCTGAATATTAATAATGTCTTCTCTCTGTTTCAGGATGTCTTTGAGTTCCGCTTCGCCAAGATGCCAGACGAGCCCCTGGTGTCCCACCCACCTGCGTCTCTGGGCGGTGGCCTGGGCGGtcactcctcctcttcctcctcctcttcctcgtcaTCATCAGAGAGTGACGTGAGCAGCGAGAGTGAGAGCGAGAGCAGCCCGAGCTCCGACAGTGAGGAGGAGCGAGCGAATCGCCTGGCCCAGCTTCAGGAACAGGTGTGTACACAGGTAGCGACTGAACTTTTCCAGCAAAGTCTGCTAAACCGGCACTGACAGATTTGACATAGTCATACATTACTGAGAGCTGCAGTGAGCGTGGGTTTAGAATGCACACAgtgacactcactcactcgcttgTCTGCAGTTGAGAGCGGTGCACGAGCAGCTGGCCGCGCTGTCCTCTACACCCATCATCAAgcccaagaagaagaaagaaaagaaagacaagaagaaaaagaagaagctgGAGAAACACAAGAGGGCCAGGAGTATGATGGAGGATGATGCCCTCATCCGGCCACCCAAAACACCAAAACTCTCCAAGACACCAAAGAGCAGGAGTAACAGCAAAGCAGCGAGCTCCACTCAGAGCAAGAAGACCTCCAACAAGAAGAGCAGCAAGAGCAAGTATGTCTCAAACACTGATTCTGTATAACTCATTTAAACCCCAATGTCAACAAAACATTAActtgtcctttttttttgttttttttctctaggTCCTCAAAGAAATCTCAAGCCCCTTCTTTTAACTCTCAAATGAGCCAAGGAGGTCTCACGCCACACTACGActctgaggaggaagaggagaccAGCCCCATGAGCTACGATGAGAAGCGGCAGCTCAGTCTGGACATCAACAGGCTGCCGGGCGAGAAACTGGGCCGCGTCGTTCACATCATCCAATCACGAGAGCCCTCGCTGCGTGACACCAACCCCGAGGAGATCGAGATCGACTTCGAGACGCTCAAGCCGTCCACGCTGCGGGAGCTGGAGAACTACGTCATGATGTGCTTACGCAAGAAACCACGGAAACCTAGCGGTGAGAGCATTAAGAGAGGGTTCAGACCAGGGTTGACCATTTATCCATagggaaatatttattatttgcataGATTGATTACTTAATTCTATTTATAATTTGGAGCAATGTAAATATGGaggaaaaaatgcattcaaatgttaATTAGTTTCTGAATTAATCGAATGTTTGAATAAATctgattttttggggggtggttTCTTAGCTGAAATTAATGTGATTTAATAAGATGGATTAATTGgcatattatgttatttaaataaataaaaaaaaagcttaacaAGCCTAATTCAGACCATTTTTATATATGTGCAGTTGATTTGCTTAAAACGATAAGAGTTTCCTGAGAAAAGGAGATTCTTGAGCAGCTAATGGGAATCTGATACCAGACTTTAACCCATAATGCATTGTGTTAGCCCCACCTTTCCTGGTTTTATTCAGCACTCTTTACAGGTAGAGAGTAATCTGCCCTTTACTCTTTCTGTGAACAAACACAAAGCTGTTCTTTCATTCCTCCACTGATGTCAGAAAGAGTTATCGCTGAAGTGACTCATGTATCAATATATGTGCaaggttaaataaatacatgctaagaggaagaaaatagaaaaatacactactgtttaaatatttgaggtttataagatttaaaaaaaaaagtttctgaaaGAAACTCATGTTGATCAAAAATAGTGTATAAACAAtactatagtgaaatattattgcaatttaaaaaaaataacttctcaattttaatatatttttaaatgtaacttattcctgtgtattttcagcatcataactccagtattcagtgtcacatgatccttcagaaatcttatTAATTAACTGATTTGATGACAATATCAACAATGCTGAAAACCGTTttgctgtttaatgttttttggaAATTCTCCTatgaataaaaaagtttatttcaaaaaacaaataatatatattcaaataaatatttgaaagaaTAAAAGGCAatctaaatatctttactgtcacggTCGTATAGGTAGAGACTCTCTTGACTGATTAACACATATTGTGCATCTTATATCATGCTGTCAAGACTGAATGTGCTTCTTGTGTTCTCCAGTGTCTGTCAAAGGAACTGCAGGGAAATCCCGTGAGGAACTGGctctggagaagaagagagagctGGAGAGACGACTGCAGGACGTCAGCGGACAGCTCAACTCTGCCAAGAAACCACAGAAAACCAAAGGTAGGGACCGAAATGCTTCTAAATGATCACCGCTGATTCAGAGTCAGGTTAATGGAGACTAACTGAATAACAC includes:
- the LOC127978907 gene encoding bromodomain-containing protein 2 isoform X2, giving the protein METAICPPFDSSLGGGDGMQGVIMMEQSISTPGKRIRKPSLLYEGFEGPALPQMPQSGPPQPPVQDPARQGRITNQLQFLQKALQKTLWRHHFAWPFHEPVDATKLNLPDYYKIIKQPMDMGTIKRRLENNYYRSGSECLQDFNTMFTNCYIYNKPTDDIVLMAQSLEKAFLQKVAQMPQEEEEIPAPVPRGKQGKPQKGHKSISGGFTTAHQVPAISSVSLLAYSPPTPDTPDSVFSTPPQTLITKTLLPTLHSTPALMGLPPTQPTAKKKGVKRKADTTTPTTTGMPLTMGVGGMGLSMGGGDSLLTLSALGGDPNQSLGLGMGLGGGMGGDKVPARRGGSGRPIKPPRKDLPDSQNQHQPVRRGKMSQQLRYCSTILKELLSKKHAAYAWPFYKPVDASSLGLHDYHDIIKYPMDLSTVKRKMDHREYRDALQFAADIRLMFSNCYKYNPPDHDVVAMARKLQDVFEFRFAKMPDEPLVSHPPASLGGGLGGHSSSSSSSSSSSSESDVSSESESESSPSSDSEEERANRLAQLQEQLRAVHEQLAALSSTPIIKPKKKKEKKDKKKKKKLEKHKRARSMMEDDALIRPPKTPKLSKTPKSRSNSKAASSTQSKKTSNKKSSKSKSSKKSQAPSFNSQMSQGGLTPHYDSEEEEETSPMSYDEKRQLSLDINRLPGEKLGRVVHIIQSREPSLRDTNPEEIEIDFETLKPSTLRELENYVMMCLRKKPRKPSVSVKGTAGKSREELALEKKRELERRLQDVSGQLNSAKKPQKTKVEKPTGVEAQAMASRLSASSSSSDSSSSSSSSSSSDTSDSDSD
- the LOC127978907 gene encoding bromodomain-containing protein 2 isoform X3, which produces MQGVIMMEQSISTPGKRIRKPSLLYEGFEGPALPQMPQSGPPQPPVQDPARQGRITNQLQFLQKALQKTLWRHHFAWPFHEPVDATKLNLPDYYKIIKQPMDMGTIKRRLENNYYRSGSECLQDFNTMFTNCYIYNKPTDDIVLMAQSLEKAFLQKVAQMPQEEEEIPAPVPRGKQGKPQKGHKSISGGFTTAHQVPAISSVSLLAYSPPTPDTPDSVFSTPPQTLITKTLLPTLHSTPALMGLPPTQPTAKKKGVKRKADTTTPTTTGMPLTMGVGGMGLSMGGGDSLLTLSALGGDPNQSLGLGMGLGGGMGGDKVPARRGGSGRPIKPPRKDLPDSQNQHQPVRRGKMSQQLRYCSTILKELLSKKHAAYAWPFYKPVDASSLGLHDYHDIIKYPMDLSTVKRKMDHREYRDALQFAADIRLMFSNCYKYNPPDHDVVAMARKLQDVFEFRFAKMPDEPLVSHPPASLGGGLGGHSSSSSSSSSSSSESDVSSESESESSPSSDSEEERANRLAQLQEQVCTQLRAVHEQLAALSSTPIIKPKKKKEKKDKKKKKKLEKHKRARSMMEDDALIRPPKTPKLSKTPKSRSNSKAASSTQSKKTSNKKSSKSKSSKKSQAPSFNSQMSQGGLTPHYDSEEEEETSPMSYDEKRQLSLDINRLPGEKLGRVVHIIQSREPSLRDTNPEEIEIDFETLKPSTLRELENYVMMCLRKKPRKPSVSVKGTAGKSREELALEKKRELERRLQDVSGQLNSAKKPQKTKVEKPTGVEAQAMASRLSASSSSSDSSSSSSSSSSSDTSDSDSD
- the LOC127978907 gene encoding bromodomain-containing protein 2 isoform X1, with amino-acid sequence METAICPPFDSSLGGGDGMQGVIMMEQSISTPGKRIRKPSLLYEGFEGPALPQMPQSGPPQPPVQDPARQGRITNQLQFLQKALQKTLWRHHFAWPFHEPVDATKLNLPDYYKIIKQPMDMGTIKRRLENNYYRSGSECLQDFNTMFTNCYIYNKPTDDIVLMAQSLEKAFLQKVAQMPQEEEEIPAPVPRGKQGKPQKGHKSISGGFTTAHQVPAISSVSLLAYSPPTPDTPDSVFSTPPQTLITKTLLPTLHSTPALMGLPPTQPTAKKKGVKRKADTTTPTTTGMPLTMGVGGMGLSMGGGDSLLTLSALGGDPNQSLGLGMGLGGGMGGDKVPARRGGSGRPIKPPRKDLPDSQNQHQPVRRGKMSQQLRYCSTILKELLSKKHAAYAWPFYKPVDASSLGLHDYHDIIKYPMDLSTVKRKMDHREYRDALQFAADIRLMFSNCYKYNPPDHDVVAMARKLQDVFEFRFAKMPDEPLVSHPPASLGGGLGGHSSSSSSSSSSSSESDVSSESESESSPSSDSEEERANRLAQLQEQVCTQLRAVHEQLAALSSTPIIKPKKKKEKKDKKKKKKLEKHKRARSMMEDDALIRPPKTPKLSKTPKSRSNSKAASSTQSKKTSNKKSSKSKSSKKSQAPSFNSQMSQGGLTPHYDSEEEEETSPMSYDEKRQLSLDINRLPGEKLGRVVHIIQSREPSLRDTNPEEIEIDFETLKPSTLRELENYVMMCLRKKPRKPSVSVKGTAGKSREELALEKKRELERRLQDVSGQLNSAKKPQKTKVEKPTGVEAQAMASRLSASSSSSDSSSSSSSSSSSDTSDSDSD